In Rutidosis leptorrhynchoides isolate AG116_Rl617_1_P2 chromosome 6, CSIRO_AGI_Rlap_v1, whole genome shotgun sequence, the DNA window CATCAGCGAaggtttttcaattttttttacggAGGAAGTTCATGAACGATGATGTATGATGGTATATATAAGTTGATCGATGagtttgatgatgattatgaatgtTAATGGCAAAGAAATGATCATGTTATTGATGATAATCGTAAGGGATGATGATACAGTGaggtatgatgatgatggttaacgatgatgaagaagatgaagtaatAGAAACTGCTAAGTACGGGTTAAATATAAATGGAATGAGATATATATATCAGAAAAACAAGAATGGCGGAATGGTTAAGGCGTGGTGTTGGGGaaacaagaggtcgtgggttcaaacccgggggcgagcagtttattttttttaagccttcaggtagcatttttattattgatatcattattattattattattattattattattattattattattattattattattattattattataattattattattattatccttatcattatGGTTATTATTGGGATTATGAAGAATTCTAAGTATTATATTTTGATTAGAAATGTTAAGATTATTaatcaaagtttataaatacaaatgataattAAGATATGATTTAAatgaaataatattattattagtagtattatcaatagtattattattaatattatatttattaataaaattattatcattaaagttattgatattattataattaataattaattttattattattattattattattattattattattattattattattattattattattattattattattattattattattattattattattattattattattattaattattattattattattattattattattattattattattatgattaatagttattatcagtattattaattttatcattattgttatcatttttattattattatcattattaaaaaaattatcattttttattaaaattagtatttttattgtaaaTATAATACAaccttttaatttattattattactatcattattaaaatttttatatattttattattattatcatttttattatcaatattaacattattattagtattatcattattattattataagtatcattattattaatattattcctattattaatattataacaaataaatactaattatataataatatatttaatacatataacataactatattattatttttataataaataataattatttaactaaagtaaataaagtaaatacatttaactaaattattaataaaaactataaattattaaatataataattatatcactaagaataatacataaatttgttcgcataccattatatgtgttaatatatatataaatgatataggttcgtgaatccgaggccaaccctgtattgttcagttccgtcgtatgcatattttgccacaatatcgtattgtgagttttatttgctccctttttaaatgcttttgcaatatatattttgggactgagaatacatgcgctgattttataaatgttttacgaaatagacacaagtaatcgaaattacattctatggttggattatcgaaatcgaatatcgcccttcaattctggtagcctaagaattagggaaatggcccctaattgacacgaatcctaaagatagatctattgggcctaacaacccccattcatgtctatggatggctttagtacttcgagattattattatacagacgacgatgtctgtggggatattctatgcattatggttaatgtcggttaccagatgttcaatccatatgaatgatttttatgcagatggctatatgcatacatgatgtttatgagaaattgaaatatgaaatattgtgatctattaaaaatgatggaaatgaatattaatgataaactaatgaactcaccaaccttttggttgacacttgaaagcatgtttattctcaggtattaaagaaatcttccgctgtgcatttgctcattttagagatattacttggagtcattcatgacatatttcaaaagacgttgcattcgagtcgttgaattcatcaagaatatttttaagtcatttatagttggatatattatgtaatggtatgcatgccgtcaactttcgatgtaatgaaagtttgtcttttaaaaacgaatgcaatgtttgtaaaatgtatcatatagaggtcaaatacctcgtaatgaaatcaattattatgtttcgtttataatcgatatgaacggagcATTTCAGTAGCGGACTTAAACATCGAAGCACAACAAGAGACAAGTATCTGTATGGTGGAGTGAATCCACTTCTTTTGATAGTAGCCCTTGAAATATCACCAATATATTTGCACCTCAGCATGCACCCAGTAATCTTGGTCTTTGATAATTTCTTAGGCatgtcttcctcatcttcaaacaagATTACAAATATAGATGATTGTAAAGTTGATATTGATTGTaggtaataattaatataaatataaatgatttgtAAGAAAAGAATACATAATTAACTTTTTAACAATGACGAAATTTTTTCAAGTGACACGTAACAGAATGTAACCAAGAGATGACACATCATCTTATACACACTTATTGAAGTTTCGTAAATTTCTATTTTTTCACGTTTATTTATTAGTTTACTTACAatactaattttaaaattaatttgacAAGTAATTTGACTAATGTGGTGTACTTAATTAAGCCCATTCCATGGTTAAAAAAGTTTATTGTTAATTGATATGGCAAGTGTATTTTTGTTAAAAAATtattaagtcttaaattaaatatgGCAAGTATATTGATGTGGAGTATCTATAAAATTTTCATATCAGCAAAATTAAATGTTAATTAAGTAGATTAATTCAGAAATCACCAGTAAAATTTATAACACGCGCTTTATGATAATGTATTTTAATGATAATGTATGTATAGATTATAGAAGATTATTAGCCTAGACTATAGAGTAGAAATATAAAGTACAGAAGCGTTAAAAATTCAAAATAGTAAGTGCAAAAAGCAATGAATATGTCCTTGACGTTTTGTAACAATGACTTGGAATTTGGGATATCTCTAGAAAATAGTTAATGCCACCACCTATCACTCTCTGTTCTATAAGGGATATTAAATATGAAATAGTAATAGTATTGTCTGCATGTGGATAAACCTAGATTAGGGAAGTCGGGTATACTTGTTTTACAATCTTGCTCCAAAGAAATAAATACTGGTTTTATAAATGGGTTCCAAAATCATACTATTCAACCAAAATTTCTTGGCAGGACATCAACAGAATGTTGGTTTCTTTGACCTCGCTATTTCTTCCTGGGTCAAAACAGAGAAATCAAATGACATCATATCACTCAAACTGTAGAATACATAGCGGGTCCCGCCATCACTCACTTACAAATATTTACTCCGTATAATTTACTCCATGACCAGTTCCAGTGTCGGCTTAAATAAGTACATTGTGTGTAATAAATGTATATAGAGAAAGAGCGTATTGCACGCTCCGACTTGAATTCCCTTCTAAATTACCTACATATCACTAAATCCAATTATTGCTAAATGTTTGATGAGGGTAGTAAATCCATGTGTACCTCATATATGCTTAGCCACTTTTAAGCCGAGGGTAGTGGGTTACGGGTCCGATCAGCAATTAAAGCTTAAAAAATGTGCAAGAAAACTGCAATATTCTTTAACTATCGGTAATACGGTTTTAAGGAAATTGAAATAACGTGTTGATTGATCAATATGTCCATTTAATACTCCATACGTTACACAAACCAAAATAATACTAAGGTTGATTAGGTAGCTAGGTAACTAAGGTATATATGAATGAACACATAAGACAACATTCATAATAGTATTTGTTCTCGATCTATTACTAACTTTTTAATCATTTTATAAAAAatcttatttttatgattttttatattattattttattttaaaagaaTTGTCACACCGGTCGCTTTCAATATGGATCTACCAAGCTATTTAGCATGGAAAAACGTAAGATAAAAGGCAATGCTGGCTTATTCTTGTGTTTCATGCTTACTTCTAAAAATAAGTCAAGACAATCAATAATTTGCAAACCATCATCTTTCTATCTGTGTACATGTTTCCCTTTCTATGTTGCTGTTATAGTCGTTATGTTTGTGATTACCGCAGCCACTATCTCATCTGGTTCTAATAATGAAACCGATCACCAGGCTTTGTTGTCGTTTAGATCACTGATCAGCAACCCATATGGACGTCTGAGCTCATGGAATGATTCGTTTGATTACTGCGATTGGAGCGGTGTTACATGTGGAAAGCGTCATAAGCGAGTGACTAGTATAATACTTGAGTCGCGAGGATTACAAGGCTCTTTGTCTCCTCATGTCGGTAACCTCACCTTCCTCCGAGAGTTTTCTCTCTTTAACAACAGCGTTCAAGGGCCCGTCCCTCCCGAACTCACTCATTTATTTAAGCTACGTATCCTTAATCTTGGTCATAACGGTTTCAGTGGAGTCATTCTAACTAACTTGTCCGGTTTTTATAACTTAGAAGAACTGAGGCTTGGGTACAATAATCTAGTTGGAAGCATACCAAAAGAGATAAGTTTCCTCCCCAAACTTACTGTCTTAGTAGTTGAGGATAATAAGTTAACAGGCGGACTTCCACCATCCTTAGGGAATGTCACGTCATTAAAAGTAATCTCCGCGGTTGATAATCCGCTCAGTGGGAGAATTCCGGACAGCATAGGTAAGTTAAAAAGCTTAACGGAAATTCATTTAGGTGCGTGTTTCTTAACAGGAAACATCCCTCGCTCCATTTATAACCTCTCCCTCCTTTTTTTTTTACGCCATGTCTTTTAATAATCTCACCGGCAGTCATCCTCTAGAAATTGGTTCAATGCTCCCAAATCTTGAAACCATCAAGCTAAATGATAACCAACTGGATGGACTTGTTCCACCCTCTTTATCAAACTGTTCTAATTTGGGAATTCTTACAATGGGTCACAACAATTTTAGTGGGATGCTTTCAGTAGACTTTAGGAAATTAACAAATATTACTAGAATTATGTTACGTGGCAACAATTTTCACGGGCATGGAGACGCTGATGACATGAAATTCTTCGATTCTCTTAAAAACTGCAGTAAGTTAAACACTTTGAATCTTTCTAACTGCAGTTTACAAGGAGTACTTCCAAGATTAATTGGTAATCTTTCAGATCAACTCCAGTTTATATATTTGGTAGGAAATCAATTATACGGAAACCTCCCTTCAAGCATTGGTAATCTTATTGGTTTGAACGCTTTCTATTTAGAAGGCAACCATTTCACAGGAAAAATCCCGGATACAATTGGTGTGCTTCAAAAGGTACAAGAAATTGATCTATCTGATAACAAATTCTCAGGTCCTTTACTGGATGCCATCGCGAACTTATCAATGTTGGTTAAGCTTATTTTATATTCTAATATGTTAGAAGGGGATATTCCATCAAGTTTGGGGAATTGTCATAGTCTATTGGAGTTACGCCTTTTTAACAATAAACTGAGCGGCAAAATACCAACAGAACTTCTTCAACTTCCATCTCTGTCCATAACATTAGATCTTTCTCACAACCAACTGTTTGGTTCAATTCTAATCGAAGTTGGAGACCTGAAGATGTTGGATAATATGGATTTATCTTTTAATAATCTATCAGGTAGTATTCCAAATGGTCTTGGTGGTTGCATTGGCCTCACATTTCTATCCCTCAGAGGCAACGTATTGCAAGGCTCCGTACCATCTTCTTTAACTTCCCTCAAAGGATTGGAGGCGCTTGATATTTTGCAGAATAATTTATCAGGCCAAATCAAGCAATTCTCCGAACAATTATCATTAAAATTTTTAAACCTATCCTTTAATGATTTTGAAGGTGAAGTACCAACTACAGGAGTTTTCGCCAATGCAAGTGAATTCTCGCTTGAAGGAAATATAAAGCTTTGTGGTGGTTTGACTAGACTTGGATTATCTAAGTGTAAGGAGATGAAAAAACATGAGAAAAAGTGGATCCTAATTGTCATTTTGTGTTCATCTACAATTATTTTCATATTATGTATTGTGTACGTTTGGTGTAAGAATTAGCCAACCGTCTCAATCATCAACAAATGAACGGTTCATGAAAGTTTCCTATAATCAACTTCACAACGCTACCAATGGCTTCTCTGAAGCGAATCTAATTGGTAGAGGTGGTTTTAGTTATAAAGGAATCCGTAATGTAGTTGATAACAGAGTATTAGTTGCAGTCAAAGTTCTAAGTCTTCAAAATCGAAGAGCTTTACGCAGCTTCACGAGGGAGTGTGAAGCATGGCGCAACATTAGACATCGAAATCTGTTGAAGATAATAACATCATGTTCAAGTGTTGACTTGCAAGGCAATGATTTCAAGGCTTTAGTATATGAGTTCATGCCAAATGGGAGTTTACAAGATTGGTTACACTCGAATGCCCATACATCTAGACTAAGCCTTATTCAAAGATTGAATATTCTCATGGATATTGCATCGGCACTTGATTATCTTCACAATCGCTGCCAAACAACCATAATTCATGGTGACATAAAGGCTAGCAACATTATACTTGATGAGGATATGGTGGCTCATATCGGAGACTTCGGTTTAGCTCGAATTCTTGGAGCGGATACAAACCAAAACATCTCAACTAATATTAAAGGAACAATTGGTTATGCACCTCCAGGTAATACCTTAAATATACCATAAGAAAGAATTGGATAGATATCATTTTTCTCTAAAGTAAATAGCAATGCTCTAAAAAAATCGTATTTCAACTAAAAAAAATCTGTGACTGATTCAAAAAGATTATATTGAGTGAGATATTAAGTATTACAGTTTATTTAGTAACATGATAATTGTAAGTTGCAGAGTACGGTCTTGGGAGTGAGATGACAAGAAGCGGGGATGTCTACAGTTTTGGAATATTGTTACTGCACGTAATGACTGGTAAAAAGCCGACAAAAGACATCTTTAATGATGGTTTAAGCCTTCATGAATTTGCCTACACGGCCTTGCAAAACCATGAAATTATCTACATTATTGATGATGACGTAATTGAGTCGCAAAGCAATGAACCAAACACACAAAATCTGGAGGAATGTTTAGCTTTAATTATTAAGATTGTAGTATCATGCTCTGTGAGTTCACCATCACAGCGCATTAATATGGAACATGTTGTGTATGAGTTGCGACATATTAAAGATTCACTACAAAATGTTGAATTAATAATCTAGAAGATAGCATGACAAATTCAATTTGATCACAACTTTAATATGGTTGTCAAGTTGTTTACAACTTTCATATGGTTGTCAATTTGATTACAACTACCATATATATGACAACTTGATTACAACTAGCATATGATGGTCAAATTGTACACAACTTCTTCATTTTCAAGTAGTATAAATAGAGCATCATACATGCTCATTTATACATCCCAAAATCACAAGTGTTCTTGTATACTAAAAGAGTCTATAGAGAGTTAGTGAGTGTTAATCTCCTAatcacaagagatataaagattggtgcttatccttgtaattagtgagaagtgtaattcctattattcttattagtgaaatgtttctttccttgcccgtggtttttaccctattggggttttccacgttaaatcttggtgttcctttattgtttttatttcaaatattactagcggtttgctataattcggtgtcgcttttctctacaagtggtatcagagctaggttcttatatctagtgtgtattaatctacttatctaagtaagattattttcactcgATATAAGTTTTCAAGTACTATTTCTCGAAAAATAGTGTTGTCGAAAAGAAGATTATAATTATAGCAATGTCaacgaaatttgaaattgaaaagtttaacgggagtaatttctcgttatggaaattaaagatgaaagctatcctgagaaaggataagtgtttggcggcaATCAGTGGACGGTCATCCGAGACTGATGAAAAATGAGAAGAGATGGACGGTCaggctgtcacgaccctactttttccgttatcttttttcgttaattatttaacgaccgttaactgttagtgtgccacgtcatttctatgacctattttattatttttgtaataatatatataataattattatgtgttatgtgaatatatgtattcatattttattttgtacgtttctacgtctcgcggatttccatccggcgaatcttttcggtttttaaaccaacggtcgagctttcgggatttttaaatcctaaatattttaaatatgatattttatgatcatattattaataggtgtatttatatttatttttcatcgcgcgtttgttaattttccggatttttaatcgcgtaagcgtgttttcgcgtttcgggtttagttcgggctttcgggccacaaggatttatcAATTCACaagtttggcccaccatggggcccaccccttcACAAAatcggccgaagccaagggggagGGGGTAAATCCCTTTCTCTTTTTGCATTATTCCTCATTTACACATTTTTATCTCAAAATATCAAAACCTAATATTTCTTTTGTGCTATCTCTTCTCCCTTGCCTCCTAgccgt includes these proteins:
- the LOC139853402 gene encoding uncharacterized protein, whose protein sequence is MEKRKIKGNAGLFLCFMLTSKNKSRQSIICKPSSFYLCTCFPFYVAVIVVMFVITAATISSGSNNETDHQALLSFRSLISNPYGRLSSWNDSFDYCDWSGVTCGKRHKRVTSIILESRGLQGSLSPHVGNLTFLREFSLFNNSVQGPVPPELTHLFKLRILNLGHNGFSGVILTNLSGFYNLEELRLGYNNLVGSIPKEISFLPKLTVLVVEDNKLTGGLPPSLGNVTSLKETSLAPFITSPSFFFYAMSFNNLTGSHPLEIGSMLPNLETIKLNDNQLDGLVPPSLSNCSNLGILTMGHNNFSGMLSVDFRKLTNITRIMLRGNNFHGHGDADDMKFFDSLKNCSKLNTLNLSNCSLQGVLPRLIGNLSDQLQFIYLVGNQLYGNLPSSIGNLIGLNAFYLEGNHFTGKIPDTIGVLQKVQEIDLSDNKFSGPLLDAIANLSMLVKLILYSNMLEGDIPSSLGNCHSLLELRLFNNKLSGKIPTELLQLPSLSITLDLSHNQLFGSILIEVGDLKMLDNMDLSFNNLSGSIPNGLGGCIGLTFLSLRGNVLQGSVPSSLTSLKGLEALDILQNNLSGQIKQFSEQLSLKFLNLSFNDFEGEVPTTGVFANASEFSLEGNIKLCGGLTRLGLSKCKEMKKHEKKISQPSQSSTNERFMKVSYNQLHNATNGFSEANLIGRGGFSYKGIRNVVDNRVLVAVKVLSLQNRRALRSFTRECEAWRNIRHRNLLKIITSCSSVDLQGNDFKALVYEFMPNGSLQDWLHSNAHTSRLSLIQRLNILMDIASALDYLHNRCQTTIIHGDIKASNIILDEDMVAHIGDFGLARILGADTNQNISTNIKGTIGYAPPEYGLGSEMTRSGDVYSFGILLLHVMTGKKPTKDIFNDGLSLHEFAYTALQNHEIIYIIDDDVIESQSNEPNTQNLEECLALIIKIVVSCSVSSPSQRINMEHVVYELRHIKDSLQNVELII